The stretch of DNA TGGCACTGGTCCACTGGCCCTTTGGCAAGGCCATCTGCCGGGTGGTCATGACTGTAGATGGCATCAATCAGTTCACCAGCATCTTCTGCCTGACGGTCATGAGTATTGACCGTTACCTAGCTGTGGTCCACCCGATCAAGTCAGCCAAGTGGAGACGGCCCCGGACAGCCAAGCTGATCAATGTGGCTGTGTGGGGCCTCTCTCTGCTGGTCATCCTGCCCATCATGATATATGCTGGCCTCCGGAGCAACCAGTGGGGGAGGAGCAGCTGTACCATCAACTGGCCAGGTGAATCTGGGGCGTGGTACACAGGGTTCATTATCTATGCCTTCATCCTGGGGTTCCTGGTACCCCTCACCATCATCTGTCTTTGCTACCTGTTTATCATAATCAAGGTGAAGTCCTCTGGAATCCGAGTAGGATCGTCCaagaggaagaagtcagagaaaaaggTCACCCGCATGGTGTCCATAGTAGTGGCTGTCTTCATCTTCTGCTGGCTCCCTTTCTACATCTTCAATGTCTCTTCCGTGTCCGTGGCCATCAGCCCCACCCCTGCCTTGAAGGGCATGTTTGACTTTGTAGTGATCCTCACCTACGCCAACAGCTGTGCCAACCCCATCCTATATGCCTTCTTATCTGACAACTTCAAGAAGagcttccagaatgttctctgcTTGGTCAAGGTGAGTGGTACCGAGGATGGGGAATGGAGCGACAGTAAGCAGGACAAATCCCGGCTGAATGAGACCACAGAGACCCAGAGGACCCTCCTCAACGGAGACCTCCAAACCAGTATCTGAGATAGCCGGAAACCcaccatgcacgcacacacacaagccaagCCTGCCTCCGGGCAGTGCGTTTCCCACTcacctgcttcctgcctccccacccatCCTAGCTGGCTTGTTCTACATGAGCCCAGTTCAGAGGACAGGATTTGAGTCTCTTCCGCTGACTACTTCTCCCTTAAAGTGAACATTTTCCTGCAGGCAGACAATTCAAAGCCTGGAGAAGAGGACATCATTGCCTGGGTGTGACGTTGAAGAAAGCAGCCGCCCAGGagaaatcgggggggggggggggNNNNNNNNNNNNNNNNNNNNNNNNNNNNNNNNNNNNNNNNNNNNNNNNNNNNNNNNNNNNNNNNNNNNNNNNNNNNNNNNNNNNNNNNNNNNNNNNNNNNgggggggggggggagggggacacaaactaaactaaactaaaccaaaacCTGTGAATGTGTGCTTATACACTACGTAATCTCGTGAtctgatatttacatttatatattcctACCTAGTGTCTTCGGAGCCAGCACATACATGTCCCGTGATTGTAAGCTGAAGTAGTTAGTTCGTGTGTGTCTAGTATAGGTGAACATGTACCGCAACACTGAACCTAAAGAAATGGACCCGCCACGACAAAACCAATCAAGTTTAAGCTTCCAGCATCTCTCTTGCATGGGCCTTTCCCAGACCCAGGAGGAGCATGAGCGGTATGTTCGTATTATAGtatgtttttgtaaaaaaaacaaaaaaagagaaagaaaaagtggtGAAAGCAAGGtatttttgtattgttctttCTAGAGGGCCCCTAAGCTAAATAAGTGTCTCGCCTCACACACAGGTCCTGCCCCTGAGTCTGGACAGTTGTTTCAACGATTTCAAACAAGCTAGGTCCGAGCAAAACAGAGAGGAGCGCACTGTGAGAATCGGAAAACAAACGGGAGTTCGCCTCTCGGATACAATCAGTTACTCATTTACCCAGAACTTCAAGGGTCGGAGTCATTGACCACTGTGTTTATCAAGACAAAGCATGCTTTGTTATCAGACTGAATTTTTCTCTCCTCAGATTGCTTTAGGTTTACTTAGGGAGacattggggaaggggtgggaTCTGTGACCTGAAAGGCAAAAGACAGACTATGATTCTTGCAGGCAAACAATTTGCTccccaacatacatacatacaaacacacacacacacacacacacacacacacacacacacgagaagaaaaatgaagtagaaTTATCCCTTTAAGAGAAACCtggaaagtgttttgtttttaatgccgGATAAGACTtcttaatgaaagaaaacagaaatgtaacTTGACAGCTCCTCAAAGGCGTTTTGGGGTCTTGCTGTTGTTCTTGGTTTTGGGGGAggctgttctttcttcctgtctatgtatatgtatgtatttatgcctGTGtcagtgtgtttgcatgtgtatatgtgtgtttgtgtgtataagtaggtgtgcacatgagcatgtgtgtgcatgtgcccgtgtgtgtataggtcagaggCTGACGTTgctgtctccttccattatgCTCTACTTTACTTActaggcagggtctcttgctgaataCAAAGCTTTCCACTTAAGCAAGCCAGCTTGCCTAGAGGATCCCATCTCCAACCATGGAGCTTTACAAACATGCTGCCATGTCCAGACAACCTTTACATGAGCTCTGGTACCCAGATTCAGGCCCTCACACATGAGCATCAAGTGTGCTACCCAAAAGAGCATCTCCCCAACTCTCAAAGGAGTTTTTATGTCATTATTATTAGTGGGGAGGGGGCATGCttaccatggcacatgtgtggatgtcagTGGACAACTTCATGGAGACGGTTCTTGCCTTCCGCCTCTTTAATGGGttatggggatcaaactcaggtcaccaggctggtCCAGCAAGTCATCGCCCTATCTCAAAGACgtttttaaagaactttatgCAAAGCTGGGCATTTTGAAAAATCACAATACTGAGACTCAGGAACGTGTATAGGAAATGTTCAATCAAGACCAGCTAATGGAGAATATAGTTATGTGCAGGGCATGGACTGGAAGCCCCTTTCTTCACAGGGATAGCTACGTCTCCTCCATCAGCTGTGCACACGTGTGGCCTCTCCAAGCTGTCCCTCACACTACCAGTGGTTTTTGTTTCCAGCTATAGATGGATTTGTATACAGATGACAGAAAAAGGTCCAGCCCTCGTCCCTTGGTTGATCACGGTTCTAGGAGATGAAGAAACACAGGTGCAGGTGTGGAAGATGCTGTGCACTCTGGGTTTTAGAAGCATCACTCTCAGCATCCCACACGTAgacttcaaatgtattttaaaatgtgctttcttcttctgtctccttaAGGACTCTTTAGTGGTCACAAGGGCTGATTGCCCTGCCTGTGGCTATCCTACCTTAGTGGGCCACCTTAATTCTCAGGCTATGTCACGCATACCACCTGGCTCCCCAAAACTACTGGCTATGGCTTAGGAAGATACATTTATTGGGGATTTATGCTAGACAAATAAATTTACCCAAAAGTAAAAGCACAATCATAAAACAAGACTACAGGGACAGTTGTTgcaaaaagacaaacatatacagaaaaatccCAGACTGTTACCAAAGGCCAAGTTAGCTACGAGTTCAGCTTTGGGCCAGTTTCATGGCAGCCATAACAAACAGTGAGtcactgcttctttttctttttaatgctaacagggaaaaaaatggaaagaaacactATAGATACAACTTTATCATTACAATCAGAAAATATTCGTCTTGAATAAacgtctttttttttccacttagggAAATCTCTCTAGGAAACCCAGAACGGATGACAGTTATTCCAAGAAGATAGGTCAGAGTAACTCTATAGTGCTCATGCTCCCAAAGCTTGGTAAATTGTCTCCAACAAGATTTTGATCCTAAGCCACCACCAATACCTCAAGATGGACTGTCTAAGTGGTGTCTGGGGTACTCAGCAACAGAGAGGTGattggaaggcaggaagaaggggaCTTTAACACATGTGGTACAGGGCCGGGAGGTggatcagtcaagaaaatgcttgcctcacaagtttgaggacctgagttcaatccctagaacccacatgaaaagttAAGGGCAGTGCTTACATTCCAGAAATGGCGAGACGGGTGGTGGAGAGAgctggacctctggaagtgcatcAAACCAACCAGCCTGGCCTAAGCGGTGAAGGTCCAggccaatgagaccctgtctcaaacaaaaagtaGATGTGCCTATGGATCCACACTCAAGGCTTtcctcagagacacacacacgtcCAACCCATGTGCATCTGTCTAcgtgaacacatacatataacataaacaccacatacacatacaaataacacacaacacataacatacacaatacacaacatatacacatacataccacacacacaaaatacatacatacacacaacatacatacaagcacacatacaagATGGATGCTTAATTCTCTACAGATAAGCAGTCAGGTCCTGTGATATGAAAATTTATGTTTCACCTGTTAAAGCACctatatattttaactaaaaatttaaaatatatattattttatacgtttgagtattttgcttgcatgtctgtctgtataccatgtggatgcctggtacctgtggtagccagaagagggcactggagttTCTGGGAGtagaggtacagatggttgtatgtgggtcctagggattaaacctgggtcctctacaagaccaGCCAGTGAtgttaacccctgagccatctctccagcccctgaagcatcttatttttaaagatgacttGTTCTCTGGATTTCTATTATCCaaaagaggaacaaaaaaaaaaaaaaggatgttaaCACAATTTTGGTTCAGAAAGTCACTCTTAGCTTCAACTCAACATCGTGAAGATAAGTCCTCTGGATGCTGGGGGTGAGACAATAAAAAGTAATCCGTCGGGGccagaaagacagctcagcagttaggaacacttgctaCTCCTGCAGAATACCCGATTGGTTCCTAGGACCCATGCTCACAGTCTAGCTCCacggatctgatgccctcttctggctgctgtgaACACCTGCACGCAGgtgcacacaaaagcacacacatgagtgtaatttaaagtaaaataaacctctttttttttttaattaatgccTCAGATTGAATCTGTGATTCCCAATGGTCTGATGGGTTTTGCAAACTACTCCTCATCTTCCATTAGTGGGGGTTGCTAAGGGCTGATTAATCCTGCAAAAACTTAGCAGGAGACACACTGGGCAACGCTACGGCAGTGGGGTGCTGAATGACCTTAGCTTTGGTTTCAGTACCAGACAGCTGAGTAACCTTGGCCGTGGAGCTGTTCTGTGTGAGGTTTGTGCCTTAGCTTAGAACATGCACTGATGACGTGAAGAGGTCAGTGGAGGGGACAATGTGGACCAGCGGACAGGATCTGATCTCTCCATGGGCACAGTGCAAGCGCTGCTCACTGAAGCTTCTGGCCCCAGCTTTCCTAGAGGTGTTCAGTATGAGCCCTGGGGTGTGTGGGAAGACAACGGTGGCTGACAGCCATGCCCCCGCCCCCAAGCAGCTCCGATGGTAACCGGTCAATGAAGGGAAGTCACAATGGGTGAAAGCCAAGCTTTTCTGCCTTGTTGGGGATACACAGCAGGAGGATCCAAGCGGTTGGGGTGCATGTTCGGAACGTGATTAGGGTTTCTAAGTAACAACTTAGAATCAATCACTTGGCTCATCCACATTTTTGCCAGCTTCCAGAGACTGAATTCCCCAGCAAACGCTCCATCAAAGCAATCTTCACATAAGAGTTTATTTACCCTCTGTGAATAaattcccattttctctctctctctctctctctctctctctctctctctctctcNNNNNNNNNNNNNNNNNNNNNNNNNNNNNNNNNNNNNNNNNNNNNNNNNNNNNNNNNNNNNNNNNNNNNNNNNNNNNNNNNNNNNNNNNNNNNNNNNNNNtctctctctctctctctctctctctctctcttgagacagagttttctctgtgttaatagtcctagctgtcctggaactagctcttgtagaccagctgaccttgaactcagagatctgcctgtctctgcctcccaagcctctctctgtctctgcgcCACTACCACtcggcttgtttttgtttttttccagcagCTCATCTAGGGACAGAGTTCTGCTTACAGAGGACAATCTTTCATAGCTGTCGTTACTTATTCGATTCAGCAACCACTGGGCAGAGAATAGTGTCTCGAAGACAAAGACTCCCCGATGGCCATTTCAGCACCAGCCCACCCCTTCTGGCACTCAGAGGGGCTGACCGCACTAGCGGCTGAGCTGCTTGTTGTCCTAGAGATGTCTCTGGCTGTTCGTATCTGGACTCTGCCTGAAAACAGGGCTAAATATTAACCAAGCCCTAGCGGAACCCACTGTAAAGCATTATTGATTCTCCTAAGATAGAAGCGAGTGTAATGTCATTAAAATGAAATGCTGGGGTTGGCTCACCTGGTCCAGTGAGCACCTGCCTCCCGGTGGACcaagacaggaagcaggagggagtCAAAGGCACAGGCTAGGCTCTCAGTGCACGGGTACAGAGCTGACACATGGATGGGGACAAGCATCTGTCTCTTCCCTGGCATCGGTGGGGAGCAGAAAGACCAGACTTCTTTCCTGGGACACCGTATCCAGCAGGGAGGGCTACTCACGCCTGTTCCTCTTCTGTTCTGCTGCCACCAGGACcggaagcagaaaagaaatgtcCTGGCTTAGAGATACAACTGTCTGGCCTTTTTATGAAGCCTGTTAAGAGATGTGGTAcaaggggccggagagatggcacagaggccAAGAGcactctcttctcttccagaggacctgggttccaagcatggtggctcaaacaacctgtaactccagttccaggggatctgatgccctcttctggcctctgtgagcaccaggcacacacatgtgatacacagacaaacatgccaGCGAAACACCCAAAGGCACAAAAAGATGGGGGAGGGTGATGCAAGGCCCACCCCCAAAGGAATCAGAACTGCTGCGCCGTGGCCCGGTCCACCCATTATTAAGCAGCAGGGGCCCCAGTTGTCTAAGCAGTGGAGAAGGTCCCTTGACAGTACAAGCCACCAAAGAAAGTAACATGGAGGTCTACAGAGAGCCCAGCCTAGGGGCGGGTCTACTAAATAAAGCCTTGCTAGCCCTGCACATGGCTCCTCACAAAGTAGACACTGTAAAGGGCCAGGGCAGGGACCCCAGAGGTCAACTTCTAGAGTCCCTGGAGCAAAATCCACAATTAGCCATCACACTAGGGACAGCAGGGGTCAGTCATTCCTCATCAGTAATTCCTATGCCTTGTGGGGGTCTGGGGTAGCAGCCTTGTTCCCGGGTAAGGGAAGTCATTCATTTGAAAGCAAAAATACATAGAATTGACGAAGAGTATGAAAGGCTGGTCTCTCTGTGGTCAGCCAGCATAAAGCATACCCGTCTAACAGCAATGcttctccagaagaaaaaaaaaatcattgaagaCGATTTTAAATGGGTCCCCTACAAGGACAGCATGTGTCAaagtttctgtcaacttgacataaacctaGACACACCTTGGAAGATTCCTCATCCGAGGAGTCACCTTCATTGGGTTGGCCTGTCGGTGTGACTTtgaggcatttttcttaattgcaAATTGATGTCAGAGAGCCCAGCCAACTGTGAGCAGTGTtatctctgggcaggtggttctgggctgtataagaaaggtggctgagcaagccagggggagcGAGCAGGTTAGTAAGCTTGGCCATCCGTGGCC from Microtus ochrogaster isolate Prairie Vole_2 chromosome 7, MicOch1.0, whole genome shotgun sequence encodes:
- the Sstr2 gene encoding somatostatin receptor type 2 translates to MASEQGNGSQLWIPSPFDINGSLGPSNYSNRTEPYYDMTSNAVLTFIYFVVCVVGLCGNTLVIYVILRYAKMKTITNIYILNLAIADELFMLGLPFLAMQVALVHWPFGKAICRVVMTVDGINQFTSIFCLTVMSIDRYLAVVHPIKSAKWRRPRTAKLINVAVWGLSLLVILPIMIYAGLRSNQWGRSSCTINWPGESGAWYTGFIIYAFILGFLVPLTIICLCYLFIIIKVKSSGIRVGSSKRKKSEKKVTRMVSIVVAVFIFCWLPFYIFNVSSVSVAISPTPALKGMFDFVVILTYANSCANPILYAFLSDNFKKSFQNVLCLVKVSGTEDGEWSDSKQDKSRLNETTETQRTLLNGDLQTSI